A stretch of Episyrphus balteatus chromosome 2, idEpiBalt1.1, whole genome shotgun sequence DNA encodes these proteins:
- the LOC129912637 gene encoding allantoinase, mitochondrial isoform X2: MDILFISKRIYLGKGDGFINGGIIVSTEGIIQRILKSSQEVNSYMYNTESESVIDFENMVLMPGLIDTNVHINEPGRKDWEGFLTATKAAAAGGFTTIIDRATNAIPPTTNAANLKTKTSIARGKIYVDIGFWGGIVPGNFNELPELASSGVIGFHCSLCPTNLPEFEYVTKEQVKEAIDKLDDGAIIAFHAEMEKVTTFVPKPNDDNVKSYESFLKTRPPSMEIEAVSWIADLAECNKKKHFHILNLSAAETIPIIEKSQKNKANLTAETCHHYLTLCAEDVEDCHTVMCESQANMCGIQNFKGKIEEGYDADFCVWDPEEEFLVSPEIIQFRNKANPYMNTKLRGVVHATVVRGLHVFQKYEGFGQPLGKVILRKTSKKVVKFVRL, from the exons atggatATTTTATTCATAAGCAAGCGTATTTATCTTGGAAAAGGAGATGGGTTTATTAATGGAGGAATTATTGTTTCTACAGAAGGAATAatacaaagaattttaaaatcaagtCAGGAAGTCAATTCCTATATGTACAACACCGAATCGGAAtca gtaattgattttgaaaatatggtTTTAATGCCGGGCCTTATCGACACCAATGTTCATATAAACGAGCCAGGACGAAAGGATTGGGAGGGGTTTTTAACAGCAACAAAAGCAGCTGCTGCCGGTGGGTTTACTACAATAATTGATCGTGCAAC aaatgcCATTCCACCAACAACAAATGCtgctaatttaaaaacaaagacGTCTATTGCCCGGGGCAAAATTTACGTGGACATAGGTTTTTGGGGTGGCATTGTTCCAGGAAACTTCAATGAACTACCAGAACTTGCCAGCTCTGGAGTGATTGGATTCCATTGCTCTCTTTGTCCCACAAATTTGCCCGAATTTGAATACGTCACCAAAGAACAAGTTAAAGAAGCTATTGATAAACTAGATGATGGAGCAATTATTGCA TTTCATGCTGAGATGGAAAAAGTTACAACTTTTGTTCCCAAACCAAACGACGACAACGTAAAAAGCTATGAATCGTTTTTAAAAACTAGACCGCCATCTATGGAAATTGAAGCAGTCAGCTGGATAGCTGATCTAGCTGAATGCAATAAAAA aaaacattttCATATCCTGAATTTGAGCGCTGCAGAAACTATTCCCATTATTGAAAAATCTCAGAAAAACAAAGCCAACCTTACTGCTGAGACGTGTCATCACTATCTAACTCTGTGCGCTGAAGATGTAGAAGACTGTCATACAG TTATGTGTGAGAGTCAAGCCAATATGTGTGGCATTCAAAactttaaaggaaaaattgaaGAAGGCTATGATGCCGATTTTTGTGTTTGGGACCCTGAGGAGGAGTTTTTGGTTTCACCCGAGATCATACAATTTCGAAATAAG GCAAATCCGTACATGAATACAAAATTACGTGGAGTTGTTCATGCAACCGTCGTTCGAGGTCTACACGTATTCCAAAAATATGAAGGTTTTGGACAACCACTGGGAAAAGTTATTCTAAGGAAAACAAGTAAAAAAGTTGTAAAGTTTGTAAGACTTTAA
- the LOC129912637 gene encoding allantoinase isoform X1, with protein sequence MDILFISKRIYLGKGDGFINGGIIVSTEGIIQRILKSSQEVNSYMYNTESESVIDFENMVLMPGLIDTNVHINEPGRKDWEGFLTATKAAAAGGFTTIIDRATNAIPPTTNAANLKTKTSIARGKIYVDIGFWGGIVPGNFNELPELASSGVIGFHCSLCPTNLPEFEYVTKEQVKEAIDKLDDGAIIAFHAEMEKVTTFVPKPNDDNVKSYESFLKTRPPSMEIEAVSWIADLAECNKKKHFHILNLSAAETIPIIEKSQKNKANLTAETCHHYLTLCAEDVEDCHTEFKTCPPIRPKANQEKLWKAIQDKTINMVVSDHSPATPGVKCLNYGKTRGDFLKAWPGVASLQFGLSIFWTNCQKYGLGLEDVCRVMCESQANMCGIQNFKGKIEEGYDADFCVWDPEEEFLVSPEIIQFRNKANPYMNTKLRGVVHATVVRGLHVFQKYEGFGQPLGKVILRKTSKKVVKFVRL encoded by the exons atggatATTTTATTCATAAGCAAGCGTATTTATCTTGGAAAAGGAGATGGGTTTATTAATGGAGGAATTATTGTTTCTACAGAAGGAATAatacaaagaattttaaaatcaagtCAGGAAGTCAATTCCTATATGTACAACACCGAATCGGAAtca gtaattgattttgaaaatatggtTTTAATGCCGGGCCTTATCGACACCAATGTTCATATAAACGAGCCAGGACGAAAGGATTGGGAGGGGTTTTTAACAGCAACAAAAGCAGCTGCTGCCGGTGGGTTTACTACAATAATTGATCGTGCAAC aaatgcCATTCCACCAACAACAAATGCtgctaatttaaaaacaaagacGTCTATTGCCCGGGGCAAAATTTACGTGGACATAGGTTTTTGGGGTGGCATTGTTCCAGGAAACTTCAATGAACTACCAGAACTTGCCAGCTCTGGAGTGATTGGATTCCATTGCTCTCTTTGTCCCACAAATTTGCCCGAATTTGAATACGTCACCAAAGAACAAGTTAAAGAAGCTATTGATAAACTAGATGATGGAGCAATTATTGCA TTTCATGCTGAGATGGAAAAAGTTACAACTTTTGTTCCCAAACCAAACGACGACAACGTAAAAAGCTATGAATCGTTTTTAAAAACTAGACCGCCATCTATGGAAATTGAAGCAGTCAGCTGGATAGCTGATCTAGCTGAATGCAATAAAAA aaaacattttCATATCCTGAATTTGAGCGCTGCAGAAACTATTCCCATTATTGAAAAATCTCAGAAAAACAAAGCCAACCTTACTGCTGAGACGTGTCATCACTATCTAACTCTGTGCGCTGAAGATGTAGAAGACTGTCATACAGAGTTCAAAACATGCCCACCTATACGTCCGAAAGCCAATCAGGAAAAACTTTGGAAAGCTATTCAAGACAAAACTATCAATATGGTTGTATCCGATCATTCACCAGCTACTCCCGGTGTCAAGTGTCTTAACTATGGAAAAACTAGAGGAGATTTCTTAAAAGCATGGCCAGGAGTTGCTTCGTTACAATTTG gtcTATCAATATTTTGGACAAATTGTCAAAAGTATGGCTTAGGTCTTGAGGATGTTTGCCGAGTTATGTGTGAGAGTCAAGCCAATATGTGTGGCATTCAAAactttaaaggaaaaattgaaGAAGGCTATGATGCCGATTTTTGTGTTTGGGACCCTGAGGAGGAGTTTTTGGTTTCACCCGAGATCATACAATTTCGAAATAAG GCAAATCCGTACATGAATACAAAATTACGTGGAGTTGTTCATGCAACCGTCGTTCGAGGTCTACACGTATTCCAAAAATATGAAGGTTTTGGACAACCACTGGGAAAAGTTATTCTAAGGAAAACAAGTAAAAAAGTTGTAAAGTTTGTAAGACTTTAA